The nucleotide sequence ATAAACTGTATGTTTTAGTTGCATTTTAGAATTGGGGGGTCTATCTATAAAGCTTGACAAGGCTCATTGTTACTATCTCTTTGGTTATGTAAAATGACAGAAAAAGAGACATAAGACAATTATGATGCCATGTCAATGTTCGTGAATATGAAGGCTGGTGGCAAAACCATAAGATCCACTTTCCTCTCAACTCAACAAAGACAGTTCAGACATCACAAATAATCTCATTGAGACAACTGGTAACCTGGAGATGGGCATTATGTTGATTATTTGCTCAAAAAAAGTCTGGCTATTTAGCGAGGTAATGCTGCCAGCATATTGAGCGTGTGCCCTGAATGAGGTGCtatgtaagatttttttatttatttatagaccttttctaatttatttcagtgtcattattgtttttaaggaaataaagaagtcaaaaattaaaaagtcaaaCAGTATTAGTATTATCAGAATTTTACATAAAGCACCTCCTATCTGTCCTCCACAACCTGTGCCAGtgaacctaactcatattggatcatagttacacatcccGTTTATTAGCacttaaactaatgtaaacacataactcagaaaaatgTATTAGTATGTGGCCATGATAACATTTGAACCTGTACTTTTGTAGCTGGGTACCTCGCTATAATCTTTATTAGAGATACATTTAAACAGAATGTCTAAAAAAGGGAAttcacttaaattttatttgcagtgaatttctttttattgctCCATTATTGCAAAACAAAGACACTAAATATCTCTAGCCCTAAATTTATACAGGTGCAAATGTAGGTACCTGGTGAAAGCTCCTAATATATGGATCCTCGACCACTACATACTGTACTTCCTCATCGAGAAAACGGCCAAATAAAGTCTTGTAACTATGTCCGGTAGAATTGTTCTCAATATGAACTAGCTCATGGAACTGGCCTGCTTCTTTTTGTTGAATCACTAACTTCTTAATTGCTTCTGCTCGTTTCATATATTCCTCCACCTTTTTTCTAAGGTAAGTTCTTGTAGCTTCATCAATCTCACCTAAAAATAGAGAAAGGTTACATGAAAAAAGTTGTGTCTCTACAATCTGTAGGGATAACAACTTTGTTAGCCAGAAAAGTTGTATCttagatatttacaaaaataaataagctgTACAAACTTTTCATTTTATCCACCAAAATCTGAAGACCTTCCTGATAACACACGAGTGCTTCTGTATATCGTTTTTTGGTGTCCAATTCTACTCctctctttattatatttatagcgGCACTTTCTATGTTCATcctgaattaattaaaatatttacggtagtgtaaaaaactgtaaatcaaaactttggaatcaaaacaaaacaaacaaaagacaGTGTCGCCAACccaaattttagaaaattagtAGAAAATGTGCCGAAAATCGGTAAAAGTTGGATGAATCCACGATAAAAAATAGGTGGATCTACCaccttattttaataagttaaatacatacatatttatttactaggtACCAGTGTTTGCccattattctttatttatttatttatgtacacaaaataacatacaggagcatttattacagtaattctagtacaaaggcgctacttatttcaaaagaaatctcttccagtagactcatgagaggaaagatgaattttggagcggtatggcgtgtgcataaataacgtttaacatatttaactaaacatacgtgctaatacttacataattaaacatggaacaattaaataaatgtcagtaataaactacataaatatacagatttatatatatatatatattatacattatactATTTGGAGAGATAAGTCTTTAACTCGTCGTTTGATTGTAGAAAGAGTTTGGGAATTGTGAATATCATGCGGTAAGGAATTCCATCCATCAATTCTTTGTGATAGaccttttattatgtaataaaccCTCTAGAGTGTGTGTGGATAGTCTATTTCTTTAGcaggtttttatattattaatagagGACAACAGTCTCTCAACATTGGCACTACTATGAGGAAGTGCCCGTAAATTTCTTATGAATTAACAAAGCATAGAGAACATTGAAGATTGGTCTCCTTTTTTGATTAATGAAACAAGCTTACAGAACTCTACAGGTGAAATCAAAACCGGTGAAATCAGAATGGCATGTGCTTTGGCCAAAAAATAATCTACGAGCTAAGACACGAAGTCATACCGCctcagcaaaaaaaaatgtttttaataatggcgttgacttttaaaaataggtaaagaGACTTAGGTTGGCAGACAGGTAGACTGAGGGCAAAGTTGGTAGATCTACCTAAAAGTTAGTAGATGTGGCAACACTAATCAAGGTTTTCGTGCACAATATGTGACTTTGTCAATGACCAcataaacaacaaataaaaaatatacttatgtcATGTGTCGTGTTGTCATTGTTTTGGTTTGACACATTCAAAGGGAAAATAACCATGtgaattgtaaacaaaatactaacctaaaaattgtgaaagtaaAAGATATAACTCATtaaatatactaatataatgcATTAATATCctttaaagtaattattttagtgCCTGCTTTTATTATACAGGAGTCACAGAAAATCAAATATGTCTCATCAATTAGGCAGAGTCGTGTCGGAGATACTACAGCGGTATTTTGGTGAAATAGTCCAGCAAGTTGGGAAGGACTTGTTTTCTTTTGGAAGCCGACCCGTTGCTATGATTGTGAAGTCTACTGGTCTTCCTCGAAATCAGGCGAGTTGTTTTGTCTTATAGGTTATATGTCCTTTGGGATTATCGACAATCCCCCAGTAATTTGTAGGCTGCTTACTCTTATAATGTTAAGGGTCACACTTCTTAcgacaaaatacttaaaaactttCAGGTCATAGAAAGTCTCCGTACACTGATCAAGTTCAACTTGGCTACGTTCGAGCCATCCAACAATGAGGTTATCGCTGACTACAAATTAGTTCCTGAAAATGTGCTTCTACTTATCAGATATCCAAGGTAAGTATAGAGTTTTTaggaagatttatatttaatcaaagAAGGTAGGTTTAGGCTTGTTGCCAACTGaataattgatataaatataaaataaatgaaagtttTAAAGCTTGCAGCcatattttgatataaaataaatgatagtTTTAAAGCCTGCAGCCAAATAAAACATGATTGATGAcatcattttaaaatgtacatttcattatattattgaCTCTTGACACAGTTTTTGCAACTTTCAATGACATCCTTTCCCTAATcacttttcattatatatttccaatgaaatcaaaaaggagtcaaaaaattaatattttccagTGGAATTGTTAagtatttcacatttttaatttttagatatttGCTTCAAATCAAAACCAAATACGGCAGCGAGGCAGAGCTTCTAGTTGAAGAGCTTCTCCAACAGGCAAAATGCAGCTCCACACTTCTCTTGGTCACTATAGCTAACAAATATAAGAATGACAAGGTTAACTTTATTCCTATTCAATTCAATAAGTAAGATGTTTGTACTTGTTAAatgtaatagtttttttactGTGGTATGGTTAGGCCACAGGGATAGGCATATTATAATATGTCTATACTTTGGTAATGTTTGAAATATGTTGAAGAATTAGACCCACATacattcttaatttatttttaaaaaaacttttcagGAAAAGAACTTAACAATGGTACAATTGAAAGACACATTCATCAGTCTAGCAACAGCCGGTTACATTCAACAATCACCGGTAGAGGAGACTAAGGAAGGTGCCAATGAGGTACCAACATTAGTGCCAGTTGCTACAATAGTGCCCGATCTAGATACGAGAGCTCTAATCCAAGCCATGGCGAAACCGGAAGAAATTACTGATAGTAAGTGGTCATTTGAGTGGCCAAGTCTGGCCCATACTTTCTTGAATTTATTAGttactttttaaacaaatgaaaGTTGAACACATATTTTACCACCTACTCACATtcacattattttgattatcaAATGAAAGATTGAGAAATTTCATCTGTCAGCATTTATTTCACttgcaattttatttcagaaatttATTGGGAGGTGAATTACGACAGGTTCCACCAGGACTTTAGAGACGAAATAATGATCAAAGCTATCTCCCGACGCATAGATGACCATGGTGAGTGATTTCAAGAATAAGGAGACTATTGGTCTTATGACGTGGCCCCAGCCCTCACATGAACTAAACTACACGTACTACACGCAACGGGACAATAAACAACTATCTCTTTCTAACATACTTCCATAGCGGGGGAGCTAATGCGGCTGCTGCTACAGCAGATGTGCCTGACGTCGCCGGCGTGGGCCGCGGTGTCGACGCCCACGCCTGCGGTGGATCTCAAGCACAGTTGTCGTCGAACAGCTGCAGACTCGCTGCTAACGCTGCATTTGGACCACTACCTCAAGGTGTTAGGTATGTTACTCTTGAATTTATTTGGATTTTATAACACTTTTTCGTATAGAAAGATAGGTTTAGAGCGTCTATGAACACCAGTCAATAATTAGATCTGTACTGTGCCAGGGGCAAAAAGCGCTACAGCTAATACTTAATAACTCGTCAAGATATTTTCCCTCAatgtaaaaacatatattaacaCTAAGAAAAGAGAATAGTACCTAGCAGTACATACATGGTCGAAGAATCATTTAAAACTGTGCCAAACGCATCACGCACTGTAATCGGACACCTCAACGGCATCGACGTCTTATATTCTCAGAATATCTTTCAGCTTGTTGttacattaacaaaattaagcTGGATGCTGACGGTGCGTGCCAGCGAGCATTAAcacttattcatttttatttctaacacTCGCTCACTGAACTTTATGTAGCGGTAACAAAGACTAAAACAAATGTTAGAGGAGAACGGCGCGGGCTTCGTCGAGCGCACGGGCGACGCGGGCGGCGGGCGGCTGGCGGtgcgcggcgc is from Amyelois transitella isolate CPQ chromosome 21, ilAmyTran1.1, whole genome shotgun sequence and encodes:
- the LOC106135565 gene encoding DNA-directed RNA polymerase III subunit RPC3 is translated as MSHQLGRVVSEILQRYFGEIVQQVGKDLFSFGSRPVAMIVKSTGLPRNQVIESLRTLIKFNLATFEPSNNEVIADYKLVPENVLLLIRYPRYLLQIKTKYGSEAELLVEELLQQAKCSSTLLLVTIANKYKNDKEKNLTMVQLKDTFISLATAGYIQQSPVEETKEGANEVPTLVPVATIVPDLDTRALIQAMAKPEEITDKIYWEVNYDRFHQDFRDEIMIKAISRRIDDHAGELMRLLLQQMCLTSPAWAAVSTPTPAVDLKHSCRRTAADSLLTLHLDHYLKVLEENGAGFVERTGDAGGGRLAVRGARAAARLVAAALEHAVTERLGSNAARILRLIMSKKYIEEDDIQKYAMLPNKECKQLTYKLLEEHFISVQPMRKAASAGGLAKTIYLYHVKLHEAAHTCKEMCYRSLHNVLRRSRTERAAASRLLDKQRRVRSIVHGMRVRGEPQQNITDVEETLTPPELAVLASVEKRIKQLSTAELELDKTLFILNWYFMYPH
- the LOC106135571 gene encoding MIT domain-containing protein 1, with the protein product MNIESAAINIIKRGVELDTKKRYTEALVCYQEGLQILVDKMKSEIDEATRTYLRKKVEEYMKRAEAIKKLVIQQKEAGQFHELVHIENNSTGHSYKTLFGRFLDEEVQYVVVEDPYIRSFHQCQNFLRLCELLVRSCSNLRHLELITSRDGRSEGDQREWFSNLSSDLTKYRVKLIVKYSETLHDRQIILSSGWIIKIGRGLDFFKAPENKFCLGVYDMDLRPCHETTVDIVHSKNVKQSYG